The Miscanthus floridulus cultivar M001 chromosome 7, ASM1932011v1, whole genome shotgun sequence genome includes a region encoding these proteins:
- the LOC136462760 gene encoding putative germin-like protein 2-1 encodes MARRSCKLLLALLVVAAMAASPLALAYDPSPLQDFCVADTASSVFVNGLVCKDPAQVSASDFAFSGLQNAGDTSNAFGSKVTLVDVRALPGLNSLGVSMARLDIAPGGLNPPHTHPRATEVLTVVQGQMYVGFLATDGTLFARVLSKGNVFVFPKGLVHFEFNCGASPAVGIAGLSSQNPGLIRAADSLFGATPAITDEVLAKAFRIDAATVQRIKAQFATK; translated from the coding sequence ATGGCGAGAAGGTCTTGCAAGCTCCTCCTCGCTCTCCTTGTTGTCGCAGCAATGGCGGCGTCTCCTCTAGCTCTCGCGTACGACCCGAGCCCTCTCCAGGACTTCTGCGTCGCCGACACCGCCTCCTCCGTGTTCGTGAACGGGCTGGTGTGCAAGGACCCAGCGCAGGTATCCGCGTCCGACTTCGCCTTCTCGGGCCTGCAGAACGCCGGCGACACCTCCAACGCGTTCGGCTCCAAGGtgacgctcgtggacgtgcgcgcgCTGCCGGGGCTCAACTCGCTGGGCGTCTCCATGGCGCGCCTCGACATCGCCCCGGGCGGCCTCAACCCGCCGCACACGCACCCGCGCGCCACCGAGGTGCTCACCGTCGTCCAGGGCCAGATGTACGTCGGCTTCCTCGCCACCGACGGCACGCTCTTCGCCAGGGTCCTCTCGAAGGGCAACGTCTTCGTCTTCCCCAAGGGCCTCGTCCACTTCGAGTTCAACTGCGGCGCCAGCCCCGCCGTCGGCATCGCCGGGCTCAGCAGCCAGAACCCCGGGCTCATCCGCGCCGCTGACTCGCTCTTCGGCGCCACCCCCGCCATCACCGACGAGGTGCTCGCCAAGGCGTTCAGGATCGACGCCGCCACCGTGCAGAGGATTAAGGCGCAGTTCGCCACCAAGTAA